The following nucleotide sequence is from bacterium.
GCCGTGGCTCGACCGCTTCGAGCAGGCGATGCAGGCGCGTCTCGGCGTGCGGCACGCGGCCGGCGTGTCGAGCGGGACGGCGGGCCTGCACCTGGCGCTGCTCGCCGCCGGCGTCGGCGACGACGACCTCGTCGTGACCACGCCGTTCAGCTTCGTCGCGTCGGTGAACTGCATCCTCTACTGCCGCGCGCGTCCGGTGCTGGTCGACGTCGAGCCGACGGCGCTCACCCTCGACGCCGAGCGCGTCGCCGACGCCGTGCGCCGCCTCGCCGACCGCGGCGGGGCGCGCGGCGGCCGCTTGAAGGCGATCCTGCCCGTGCACGTGTTCGGCCAGCCGGCCGACATGGATCCGATCTGCGCCGTCGCGCGGCGCTACGGTCTCGCGGTGATCGAGGACGCGTGCGAGGCGCTCGGCGCGACCTACCGCGGCCGCCCGGCGGGCGCGCTCGGCGACGCTGCCGTCTTCGGCTTCTACCCGAACAAGCAGGTGACGACCGGGGAGGGCGGCATGGTCGTGACCTCGCATCCCGACTGGGACGCGAGCGTGCGCAGCCTCCGCAACCAGGGACGCGACGTGGAGGGCGGCTGGCTGGAGCATTCGCGGCTCGGCTACAACTACCGCCTCGACGAGCTGTCGGCGGCGCTCGGCGCGGTGCAGCTCGCCCGGCTCGACGAGCTGCTCGCCGCGCGCGCCCGCGTCGCCGCCTGGTACCGTGCCCGGCTCGAGCGCGTGCCGGGCGTGACGCTGCCCGCGACCGCGCCGTGGACGACGCGCGCGTCGTGGTTCGTCTACGTGGTGCGCGTCGCCGCCGAGCGCC
It contains:
- a CDS encoding DegT/DnrJ/EryC1/StrS family aminotransferase; the protein is MTIPMSQPDITSLERAAVLQALGTATLSIGPWLDRFEQAMQARLGVRHAAGVSSGTAGLHLALLAAGVGDDDLVVTTPFSFVASVNCILYCRARPVLVDVEPTALTLDAERVADAVRRLADRGGARGGRLKAILPVHVFGQPADMDPICAVARRYGLAVIEDACEALGATYRGRPAGALGDAAVFGFYPNKQVTTGEGGMVVTSHPDWDASVRSLRNQGRDVEGGWLEHSRLGYNYRLDELSAALGAVQLARLDELLAARARVAAWYRARLERVPGVTLPATAPWTTRASWFVYVVRVAAERRDEVLRTLGAQGIPARVYFPPIHLQPYHRGVLGAAPGDFPVAEAAGATCLALPFSGRMREAQVDEVCGALAEALHGAAPRRASA